The DNA window GCAATTCTTTCCACTTCCGGTGTGTCTACAAAAGCACACTGAAGTCTTAAGATTTCATTCCCGTTGAAGTACAACATATCTCCTTTACCAATTAACTGATCAGCACCCGGAGAATCAAGGATTGTTCTTGAGTCTACACTGGAGATTACTCTGAAGGCAGCCCTGGCAGGGAAGTTTGCTTTAATCATACCCGTGATTACATTCACTGAAGGTCGCTGTGTTGCCACAATAAGGTGGATTCCTACCGCTCTCGCAAGCTGTGCCAATCTGGCGATCGGTAATTCAACTTCTTTTCCTGCAGTCATAATCAGGTCGGCAAATTCGTCCACCACCAAAACAATGTAAGGTAGGAAACGGTGTCCGTTTTCCGGATTTAATTTTCTCTCTGCAAACTTTTTATTGTATTCTTTTAAGTTTTTACAGAATGCATTTTTAAGAAGATCATATCTGGTATCCATCTCAACACACAAAGAGTTCAGGGTGTTGATTACTTTGTTGGTATCCGTAATGATCGCTTCTTCAGCATCCGGAAGTTTTGCCAGATAATGTCTTTCTATTTTTGAATATAATGAAAGTTCTACCTTTTTAGGGTCAACCATCACGAACTTCAGCTCACTTGGGTGCTTTTTGTAAAGAAGGGAAGTCAGGATAGCATTAATACCTACAGATTTACCTTGTCCTGTTGCTCCCGCCATCAGTAAGTGAGGCATTTTGGCAAGGTCAGCCATGAAAATTTCGTTGGAGATCGTTTTTCCGAAAACTACCGGAAGATCCATGTCCGTATTTTGGAATTTATGAGAAGCGATCACAGAACGCATAGAAACCATTGTTGGATTCTTTCGTGGAACTTCAATACCAATAGTTCCTTTTCCTGGCATGGGTGCAATAATTCTGATTCCCAAAGCGGAAAGGTTAAGGGCAATGTCGTCCTGTAATTTCTTAATGGCAGCCACTCTGATCCCGGCTTCCGGAACAATCTCATATAAAGTAACGGTTGGCCCGATCGTAGCTTTGATTTCTGCGATACCTACGTTAAAGTTTTTAAGCAGTCCGACGATTTTATTTTTGTTCTCTTCAAGTTCTTCTTTGTTGATGGAAATTTCTTCATTTCCATAATCTTTTAACAAGTCAACCGGTGGCATATGGAAATTGGCAAGATCTAATTTGTGATCATACAACCCATGTTTTTCTACCAGCTCCTGAGATTTTTTGTCCGAATCATCAAGGATGTCAATCACCGGAGCTACTTCTACATTGAATTTAATGTTTTCCTGTGCAGCGGTATTGTTCTGAACCGGTGGGGTAGAAGGCCTGATATCAAAAGCTTCTTCCGGAGTTGAAACCGGAACAACCGGTTTTGTGGCAATATTCAGACTAACCGATTGAGCCACCTCCTTAGGTTCATCGTCAAAAGAAGTATGATTAGGCGTATTGATTGTCTCTATATTCGTAGAAACCGGAACTTCAGGGAATCCTTTTGGAACATTTACTGGTTCCTGTTCTTTAATTTTATTATTAGGAATAGAATCTGGTACCTCACTTACCGTAATATTTGAAAGCTCCTCTTCAGCCTCCTCTTTTAGTTCTTCATCAGCTTCAAAATCTTCATCAGAATCGGGCATCATGGATCTTACTTTTCCGATGGTGCTTTCATTGATCTTATTCAGTTTTGATTTGATAGAACTTGGGCGAAGATTAAATTCTAAAATAAAGTATAAAAGAATACTTGCTGCCAATACCGTCCATAAACCCACGGTTCCGATAATGGAATTAAGATAGTCCATAATCTGGTATCCATATACACCACCCAGAACACCTTGTCCTTTTGTAAGTGCACCCATGAAAATTGGAAGCCAGCAGATAAAAAACAAAGAATGACCAATCGTTTTCCAAGGTTTGAACATTTTCTTTTTAAGAATTAAAGTTCCAACTACCAGGAATAAGAAAGCAATAATAAATGAAGCGATACCGATACTTTCAAATATGAAGATATTTCCAAACCAGTCTCCTGCTTTGCCAAAAATATTGGAAGATTTTATACTCTTGTCAAGCATAGTTCCTGCCTGGCTCTGATCTGCTTTCCAGTTCATTAAATAAGAAATGAATGATAAAGCTAAAATAATAGAGAATAGTATAAAGGTAAGCCCGAAAAAGATACGTGGCTTAGATAAAATCCGGCTTGCTTCCGGTGTCTCAGTCTGTTTTTTTTGTGTCTTTTTATCCATAATATCAATGTCGCAAATTTAATGTTTTTTCAATACTAAAAGAATCTTTTTTTCTTCAAAAAACATTTTGCAATTCCCGATTTTTACTGTGATTATTTAAAATTAGTAAGGAGAATATTTTCCGTTGTTAAGTCAAATAAAATAAGGCAATTTTTTTTGTTTATCCAAATTCAGACTTGTTAAATTATATTAATTGATAGCTATTCCTTCATTGTATTACTTTAGAAGGATGATAAAATGTTAATCAAACCTTATGGGCGTGAAAAAAAAATAGCCATTCTTAATGTAAGGATTGATATTTTAAATTTGTTGTTAGTCTGGGTATTGTTAATGTAGTTTTATTTTTGTTAAATAAACTAAATTTATTAATTTTTTAAACCAAATTATTGAAATCTTATTAAAAAATATGCTTTATCTTTGTGAGAACATCTAAGGATTAGAGACTTATTGAAGTTGTAACTGCAGCCTTTTTAACGAAAGTGATCAGTTCACAACATTTTTCAATAATTTTATTTTAATCAATTTCCATATTTCGACTATTCCTGTTAGTCAGCATGTTTTTTTAAGTAGCTGATTAGAAATATAGACAATAACGTTAAAAATACATCAATGAGAAAGCAGTTATTATTTGTGTTCTTGTTGGGCAACTTTATGCTATGGGCACAATCTCCCGGTGGAGTTTCCAATAATCTCCAGATATGGGTAAAAGCCGATGCAGGTACAGCTACAACAACGGATCATACACAAGTTTCCATTTGGGAGAATCAAAGAACGGGTGGGGCAAATGGGATTGCCAACCAGGGTATTCCCGGTTATTATGCCGATCCCGGGATTAACGCAAGACCTGT is part of the Chryseobacterium lactis genome and encodes:
- a CDS encoding FtsK/SpoIIIE family DNA translocase, which produces MDKKTQKKQTETPEASRILSKPRIFFGLTFILFSIILALSFISYLMNWKADQSQAGTMLDKSIKSSNIFGKAGDWFGNIFIFESIGIASFIIAFLFLVVGTLILKKKMFKPWKTIGHSLFFICWLPIFMGALTKGQGVLGGVYGYQIMDYLNSIIGTVGLWTVLAASILLYFILEFNLRPSSIKSKLNKINESTIGKVRSMMPDSDEDFEADEELKEEAEEELSNITVSEVPDSIPNNKIKEQEPVNVPKGFPEVPVSTNIETINTPNHTSFDDEPKEVAQSVSLNIATKPVVPVSTPEEAFDIRPSTPPVQNNTAAQENIKFNVEVAPVIDILDDSDKKSQELVEKHGLYDHKLDLANFHMPPVDLLKDYGNEEISINKEELEENKNKIVGLLKNFNVGIAEIKATIGPTVTLYEIVPEAGIRVAAIKKLQDDIALNLSALGIRIIAPMPGKGTIGIEVPRKNPTMVSMRSVIASHKFQNTDMDLPVVFGKTISNEIFMADLAKMPHLLMAGATGQGKSVGINAILTSLLYKKHPSELKFVMVDPKKVELSLYSKIERHYLAKLPDAEEAIITDTNKVINTLNSLCVEMDTRYDLLKNAFCKNLKEYNKKFAERKLNPENGHRFLPYIVLVVDEFADLIMTAGKEVELPIARLAQLARAVGIHLIVATQRPSVNVITGMIKANFPARAAFRVISSVDSRTILDSPGADQLIGKGDMLYFNGNEILRLQCAFVDTPEVERIAEYIGEQKGYASAFLLPEYVSEDSNSSTVGAFDPNEKDALFEDAARIIVSTQQGSTSMLQRQLKLGYNRAGRIMDQLEASGIVGGFNGAKAREVLISDLHSLEQFLEDLRN